In Chryseobacterium gleum, a single genomic region encodes these proteins:
- a CDS encoding xylulokinase has product MYLLGYDIGSSSVKVCLIEASSGKVIASKFSPKKEMKITAINPGWAEQNPVDWWINLKLAHEAVMHESGVHAEDIKGIGITWQMHGLILVDKDQNLLRPSIIWCDSRAVPYGEHAFKTIGEEKCLSHLLNSPGNFTASKLAWVKENEPEIFEKIDKIMLPGDYIAMRLSGQIGMTIEGLSEGIFWDFKNNCISEDIINHYGIPKSFFPEIVPTFGIQATVSRAAAEELGLKEGTPISYRAGDQPNNALSLNVFNPGEIASTAGTSGVVYGVLDQLEYDKLSRVNTFAHVNYTPEQIRLGVLLCINGTGILNSWLKHNFATSLSSYGDMNDMASLSPIGSKGLSIIPFGNGAERVLENKDTSCSIHGINFNIHTKGDILRAAQEGIVFSYEYGMDIMRNIGMDIQVIRAGNANMFLSSIFRQSLSSVSNAVIELYDTDGAVGAARAAGMGIGFYSDSREAFSSLEQIAVIEPEHEKREQYLEAYGRWKHHLNEII; this is encoded by the coding sequence ATGTACTTACTAGGCTATGACATTGGCAGTTCTTCTGTGAAAGTTTGTCTCATCGAGGCATCCAGTGGAAAGGTGATTGCTTCTAAATTTTCTCCCAAAAAAGAAATGAAAATCACTGCTATAAATCCGGGATGGGCAGAGCAAAATCCAGTTGACTGGTGGATCAATCTGAAATTGGCCCACGAAGCTGTCATGCATGAATCTGGAGTACATGCTGAAGATATCAAAGGAATCGGAATTACCTGGCAGATGCATGGGTTGATTCTTGTAGACAAAGATCAGAACCTTTTAAGACCATCCATTATCTGGTGTGACAGCCGCGCTGTGCCTTATGGTGAGCATGCTTTCAAAACCATAGGCGAAGAAAAATGTCTTTCTCATCTGTTGAATTCGCCGGGGAACTTTACAGCATCAAAGCTTGCATGGGTAAAAGAAAATGAGCCCGAAATTTTTGAAAAGATAGACAAAATAATGCTTCCCGGAGACTATATTGCCATGAGACTCTCCGGCCAGATAGGAATGACCATTGAAGGATTATCAGAAGGAATTTTCTGGGATTTTAAGAACAACTGCATCTCGGAAGATATTATTAACCATTATGGAATTCCCAAAAGTTTTTTCCCGGAAATTGTGCCTACATTTGGGATTCAGGCAACAGTTTCAAGGGCAGCAGCGGAAGAATTAGGATTGAAAGAAGGTACACCTATCTCTTACAGAGCGGGAGATCAGCCCAACAATGCGCTTTCCCTGAATGTTTTCAATCCGGGAGAAATTGCCTCTACAGCAGGAACTTCAGGAGTGGTATACGGAGTTCTGGACCAGCTGGAATATGATAAACTATCAAGGGTCAATACCTTTGCCCATGTCAATTATACTCCGGAACAGATCAGACTTGGGGTTTTGCTGTGTATCAACGGAACCGGTATTTTAAATTCGTGGCTGAAGCACAATTTTGCAACCTCACTTTCTTCTTATGGGGATATGAACGATATGGCTTCACTTTCACCGATTGGTTCAAAAGGATTAAGTATTATTCCTTTTGGAAACGGAGCCGAAAGAGTGCTGGAAAATAAAGATACAAGCTGTTCTATTCACGGAATTAATTTCAACATACATACAAAAGGAGATATACTGCGTGCGGCGCAGGAAGGTATTGTATTCTCTTATGAATACGGAATGGATATCATGAGAAACATCGGAATGGATATCCAGGTCATCCGTGCAGGAAATGCCAACATGTTTTTAAGTTCAATTTTTCGCCAGTCGCTATCCAGTGTAAGCAATGCGGTCATTGAACTTTATGATACCGATGGAGCGGTAGGAGCAGCAAGAGCTGCCGGAATGGGAATAGGATTTTATTCAGATTCCAGAGAAGCATTTTCTTCACTTGAACAGATAGCAGTGATAGAGCCCGAACACGAAAAACGAGAACAATATTTAGAAGCCTATGGCAGATGGAAACATCATCTTAACGAAATAATCTAG
- a CDS encoding RagB/SusD family nutrient uptake outer membrane protein produces MINFNKKLLLGAIFLSLTFTGCNEILDEQPRAIYTADYFNTPDGVNQGFTALYRQMRLLYGNGYFMSNCQNGTDESTWAQSADGNFKELDMSGNGIINSNTFPTSMVWNSVFPYINTANGIIEKGPGFGIAESMISEARFFRGFYYFMLVQTYGGVPLDLGAGELKYNTLPSTSSARNTVPEVYTKTVFADLKKAIENLPASPRVTGGVTKNVARLMLAKAYLTYGWWLQNPNGIPTYPEVARTDPDGHNAQWYFQQAYDIAMEGINNPGPYALQPTFYDVNVGSNDRNTESMLYADHTQSSTYYNESDPVGFGSGWAPDNFAAWMQTWNYTAIKSSKTTAWVGADVVSSVQREAAQSLGRPWVRMCPTLGVIKNTFADKTNDSRYDGTFVTTYRGNWNKNGTGLTTVPVLYNANNLPVQPGGAILSFLNDDSQMPSYPTGSGQSGVGAGTLPGRADWVIAPNGISRIVYPGLWKIGTYRTDDPNGLGYPNAGLTRPFSVAKFSEFYFIAAEAAVKGAAGSMTAKDLINVIRARAGKWKFNNAQNTAYVADNSAAMTAATPAVITIDYILAERSREYYGEFYRWYDLVRTQKWGDYAATYQIGGASYGDHSPQTVTRTIKPFHYLRPIPQSQIDAMEVSADIKAKYQNPGYN; encoded by the coding sequence ATGATAAATTTTAACAAAAAACTGCTATTAGGAGCAATCTTTTTATCCTTAACATTTACAGGTTGTAATGAAATTCTTGATGAGCAGCCAAGAGCAATCTATACAGCTGACTATTTTAACACACCGGACGGGGTTAATCAGGGATTTACAGCTTTATACAGACAGATGAGATTACTGTATGGCAATGGCTACTTTATGAGCAATTGTCAGAACGGAACAGACGAATCTACCTGGGCACAAAGTGCGGACGGTAACTTTAAGGAATTAGATATGTCCGGAAACGGGATTATCAATTCCAATACTTTTCCTACAAGTATGGTCTGGAACTCTGTATTCCCGTATATCAATACTGCCAACGGAATTATTGAAAAAGGACCAGGATTCGGAATTGCAGAATCTATGATCTCTGAAGCCCGTTTCTTCCGTGGATTTTATTACTTCATGCTCGTTCAGACCTATGGAGGAGTTCCTCTGGATTTAGGAGCAGGAGAATTGAAATATAATACTTTACCTTCCACCTCTTCAGCAAGAAATACGGTGCCGGAAGTATACACAAAAACAGTTTTTGCTGACCTTAAAAAAGCAATAGAAAACCTGCCTGCCTCACCAAGGGTAACCGGAGGGGTAACTAAAAATGTAGCAAGACTGATGCTTGCCAAAGCTTACCTTACTTATGGATGGTGGCTGCAGAATCCAAACGGCATTCCAACTTATCCCGAAGTGGCAAGAACTGATCCTGACGGACACAATGCCCAGTGGTATTTCCAGCAGGCTTATGATATCGCTATGGAAGGAATCAACAATCCCGGACCTTACGCGCTTCAGCCTACCTTCTATGATGTCAATGTAGGTTCAAATGACAGGAATACCGAATCCATGCTTTATGCAGACCATACACAGTCAAGTACTTATTATAACGAAAGCGACCCTGTAGGATTTGGTTCAGGCTGGGCTCCGGACAATTTTGCCGCATGGATGCAGACCTGGAACTATACTGCCATCAAAAGTAGTAAAACAACAGCATGGGTTGGAGCAGACGTAGTAAGTTCAGTACAGAGAGAAGCAGCACAGTCACTGGGACGTCCTTGGGTTCGTATGTGTCCTACTTTAGGGGTTATTAAAAATACTTTTGCAGATAAAACCAACGATTCCCGTTATGATGGAACTTTTGTAACCACGTACAGAGGAAACTGGAACAAGAATGGAACAGGCCTTACAACGGTTCCTGTACTGTATAACGCCAATAATTTACCTGTACAGCCGGGAGGAGCTATCTTAAGCTTCCTGAATGATGACAGCCAGATGCCTTCTTACCCTACAGGATCCGGACAAAGCGGTGTAGGAGCAGGAACCCTTCCGGGAAGAGCAGACTGGGTTATTGCACCGAACGGAATCAGCAGAATTGTATATCCTGGATTATGGAAAATAGGAACTTACCGTACCGATGATCCAAACGGTTTAGGATATCCGAATGCCGGATTAACCCGTCCTTTCAGCGTTGCCAAATTCTCAGAATTCTATTTTATTGCCGCAGAAGCAGCCGTAAAAGGTGCCGCAGGATCTATGACAGCCAAAGACCTTATCAATGTGATCCGTGCCCGTGCCGGAAAGTGGAAGTTTAATAATGCCCAGAATACCGCTTATGTAGCAGATAATAGCGCTGCGATGACAGCGGCCACACCTGCCGTAATTACCATTGATTATATCCTTGCGGAGAGATCCCGTGAATATTACGGAGAATTCTACAGATGGTATGATCTGGTACGTACACAGAAGTGGGGAGATTATGCGGCTACCTATCAGATCGGAGGAGCCTCTTATGGAGATCACTCTCCGCAGACGGTAACAAGAACGATCAAACCTTTTCACTATCTGAGACCAATTCCTCAGAGTCAGATTGATGCGATGGAAGTATCGGCAGATATAAAGGCAAAATATCAGAATCCCGGATACAATTAA
- the xylA gene encoding xylose isomerase, translating into MNTLTGTKEFFTGIEKIKFEGKESRNPLAFRYYDAEKIVMGKPMKDWTRFAMAWWHTLCANGSDPFGGPTIHHPWDIGNDPLTRAMHKMDAGFEFMSKMGFNYYCFHDIDLVDPASNWKDYEKNMQTIVEYAKQKQQETGIKLLWGTANVFTHERYMNGASTNPNFDVVACAGTQVKNSIDATIALGGENYVFWGGREGYMSLLNTDMKREKDHLARFLSMSRDYARQQGFKGTFLIEPKPMEPTKHQYDYDSETVIGFLRHYGLDKDFKLNIEVNHATLAGHTFEHELQVAVDAGLLGSIDANRGDYQNGWDTDQFPIDYYDMVQAWLVLLPAGGLGTGGVNFDAKIRRNSIDAEDLFISHISGMDVFAKGLLAAADILENSDYKKLRTDRYASFDNGNGKAFEEGSLTLEDLQRIAHEIGEPQPKSGKQELFEAIVNMYI; encoded by the coding sequence ATGAACACTTTAACAGGTACAAAAGAGTTTTTTACGGGTATTGAAAAAATTAAGTTTGAAGGGAAGGAGAGCAGGAACCCGTTGGCATTCCGCTATTATGATGCGGAAAAGATCGTGATGGGAAAACCTATGAAAGACTGGACAAGATTTGCGATGGCATGGTGGCACACCTTATGTGCAAACGGAAGTGATCCGTTCGGGGGACCTACCATCCACCATCCATGGGATATCGGAAATGATCCGTTAACAAGAGCAATGCACAAAATGGATGCAGGTTTTGAATTCATGTCTAAAATGGGCTTCAACTATTACTGCTTTCATGATATTGATCTTGTAGACCCAGCCAGCAACTGGAAAGACTACGAGAAAAATATGCAGACTATCGTGGAATACGCCAAACAAAAGCAGCAGGAAACAGGCATTAAGCTTTTATGGGGAACAGCGAATGTTTTCACCCATGAAAGATACATGAACGGAGCTTCTACAAACCCAAATTTTGATGTTGTTGCTTGCGCAGGAACGCAGGTGAAAAACTCAATAGATGCTACGATAGCGCTTGGTGGTGAAAATTATGTTTTCTGGGGCGGAAGAGAAGGATATATGAGCCTTTTGAATACCGATATGAAGCGTGAAAAAGATCATCTTGCACGTTTCCTTTCGATGTCGAGAGATTATGCACGTCAGCAGGGCTTTAAAGGAACTTTCCTGATTGAACCAAAACCAATGGAGCCTACCAAACACCAGTACGATTATGATTCTGAAACAGTAATCGGATTCCTGAGACATTACGGATTAGACAAAGATTTCAAACTAAATATCGAAGTAAACCATGCTACATTGGCAGGTCACACATTCGAGCATGAGCTTCAGGTAGCTGTTGATGCAGGACTTTTAGGAAGCATTGATGCCAACAGAGGAGATTATCAGAACGGATGGGATACAGACCAGTTCCCGATCGATTACTACGACATGGTTCAGGCATGGCTGGTATTGCTTCCGGCAGGAGGTCTGGGAACCGGAGGGGTGAATTTTGATGCCAAAATCAGAAGAAATTCCATTGATGCTGAAGATTTGTTCATCTCCCACATTTCAGGGATGGATGTATTTGCAAAAGGTCTTCTTGCAGCGGCTGATATCCTTGAAAATTCAGATTACAAAAAACTGAGAACAGACCGTTATGCTTCTTTTGATAACGGAAACGGAAAAGCATTTGAAGAAGGCTCGCTTACTTTGGAAGATCTGCAGAGAATCGCTCACGAAATCGGCGAACCACAGCCAAAAAGCGGAAAACAGGAATTGTTTGAAGCCATCGTGAATATGTATATATAA
- a CDS encoding NUDIX hydrolase, whose protein sequence is MNQNFIHTYVSVDCVVFGFDHENRLNILLVQRHVDDIPLEKQRKLPGSLIFSDEDVDDAAQRVLHELTGIKKMVLKQFRCFADPMRASNVHDIKWMDKEYKHHIDRIITVAYLSLCKIDHKINSTKYDTVDWYPIDEVPVLPFDHNKIINESLIEIRKWIESDFSIIFELLPKRFTIRQLYQLYSALSEKNIDIKNFHKKISSFPYIVPLDEIQKDVSHRAARYYRFDAKIYKKNNTKLIK, encoded by the coding sequence ATGAATCAGAACTTTATTCATACCTATGTCTCTGTAGATTGTGTTGTATTTGGATTTGACCATGAAAACCGGTTGAATATCTTATTAGTACAACGCCATGTTGATGATATCCCATTGGAAAAACAGCGAAAACTGCCGGGAAGCCTCATCTTTAGCGATGAAGATGTAGATGACGCTGCACAAAGGGTACTTCATGAGCTTACGGGAATAAAGAAAATGGTTCTTAAACAGTTCCGATGCTTTGCTGATCCTATGAGAGCAAGCAACGTACATGATATAAAATGGATGGATAAGGAATATAAGCATCATATAGACAGGATCATCACAGTGGCTTATCTTTCCCTTTGCAAAATAGACCATAAGATCAACAGTACGAAGTATGATACCGTAGACTGGTATCCTATTGATGAGGTGCCGGTATTGCCATTCGATCATAACAAAATTATCAATGAATCCCTTATTGAGATCAGAAAATGGATTGAATCTGATTTCTCCATTATTTTCGAGCTGCTGCCGAAAAGATTTACCATAAGACAGCTTTATCAGCTATACAGTGCTTTAAGCGAAAAAAATATCGATATCAAGAATTTTCATAAGAAAATATCTTCGTTCCCCTATATTGTTCCTTTGGATGAAATCCAAAAAGATGTATCACACCGTGCCGCAAGATATTACAGGTTTGATGCCAAGATTTACAAGAAAAACAATACAAAACTTATAAAATAA
- a CDS encoding SusC/RagA family TonB-linked outer membrane protein — MNRFYFNKSNRAALFFAMTLLPSGIAYSQVKKDTVAKENKIDEVVVIGYGTQRKEAVTGSVATVKGDALREVPSANITQALQGRTAGVDISQSSTKPGAAMQIRIRGTRSLTGDNNPLIVLDGIPFVGSLGDISSSDIKSIDILKDASATAIYGSRGANGVILVTTNRGAKGQKPKFTYNTFTGVQTLFSKYPMMDGPQFAKLRAYAIPAGNTTPLYSNGADENNSVNTDWQSLFYKPAMMTSHDVGVSGGTEGGNYNVGLSYFKQNALIPVQSYERFALRMAIDQQVGSVFKFGFTTNTNYSVSEGNGVNPGAVLGYSPIADPYNADGSPKRVMSTAGGIDQTWIYTRKSLESLADKYIDETKAFASYNNLYGEASLPIKGLKYRLNVGLDFRTSNSGNYSGVGVFNTNPLGPSAAGKGNNQTYHWVLENLLTYDRTFGKHKINAVALYSAEQNKYTSSYMSAKNVPADFFQYYNLGQSPQADITVRPEDQVYSKTGLLSAMGRIMYTYDNKYMLTATLRADGSSRLAPGNKWHTYPALSLGWNVTNESFMQNIKAINLLKFRAGWGQTSNQAVDPYTTMGRFNVAPYNYGLAGSTGIYGSQPPNPNLGWEYSKTQNYGVDFGILNNRLTGSVEYYKTHTYDLLTQKSLPPSSGWASIVSNVAETENKGVEISLNGVIFDNPDGFTWEAGVNFYTNKNKILSLASGTPRDINNLWFVGHNINSLYDYQYIGLWQAGDPYQSILEPGTADDVVGSIKVLYTGGYNADGTPVRAIGPDDRQIFDTAPKFQGGFNMRFAYKNFELSTVGAFQHGGILVSTIYGSASYLNRLTGRGNNVDVDYWTEDNTGAYFPRPGRHLSGDNPKYSSTLAMFDASYLKLRTITLGYNVNKDFLKDLKITSLRIYFTVTNPVVLFSPYHKFSGMDPEPNSFGNENQAVSGYPNRQLVIGANNPSTRNYLMGLNLTF, encoded by the coding sequence ATGAACCGATTTTATTTCAATAAAAGCAATAGAGCCGCATTATTCTTTGCAATGACTTTATTGCCTTCCGGCATAGCATATTCACAGGTTAAGAAAGATACAGTAGCTAAAGAAAATAAAATAGATGAAGTTGTTGTGATAGGATATGGAACCCAGAGAAAAGAAGCTGTAACAGGCTCTGTAGCCACTGTAAAAGGAGATGCCCTGCGTGAAGTACCCTCTGCCAACATTACCCAGGCATTACAGGGAAGAACGGCAGGGGTAGATATCTCTCAAAGTTCCACTAAGCCGGGTGCTGCCATGCAGATCCGTATCAGGGGAACAAGATCGCTGACAGGAGATAATAACCCGTTGATCGTACTGGATGGTATTCCTTTCGTGGGATCGCTGGGAGACATAAGCTCAAGTGATATCAAAAGTATTGACATCCTGAAAGATGCCTCCGCTACAGCCATCTACGGGTCAAGAGGAGCAAACGGTGTTATTCTCGTCACCACCAACAGAGGAGCAAAAGGGCAGAAACCTAAATTTACCTATAACACCTTTACAGGAGTTCAGACTTTATTTTCAAAATATCCGATGATGGATGGACCTCAGTTTGCAAAGCTGCGTGCTTATGCCATTCCTGCAGGAAATACAACCCCTTTGTATTCAAACGGAGCTGATGAAAATAACAGTGTCAATACGGACTGGCAAAGCCTGTTTTATAAGCCGGCGATGATGACCAGCCATGATGTAGGGGTTTCAGGAGGAACAGAAGGTGGAAATTACAATGTAGGATTATCCTATTTTAAACAAAATGCATTAATTCCTGTTCAGAGTTATGAAAGATTTGCTCTGAGAATGGCCATTGACCAGCAGGTAGGATCTGTCTTTAAGTTTGGTTTTACAACCAATACAAACTATTCGGTTTCGGAAGGAAACGGAGTAAACCCGGGTGCAGTTCTGGGATATTCTCCTATTGCCGATCCTTACAATGCGGACGGAAGCCCGAAAAGAGTAATGAGCACCGCAGGAGGTATTGATCAGACATGGATTTATACCAGAAAAAGCTTGGAGAGCCTGGCAGACAAATATATTGATGAAACCAAAGCTTTTGCATCCTATAATAACCTTTACGGAGAAGCCAGCCTTCCCATCAAAGGATTAAAATACAGGTTAAATGTAGGGTTGGATTTCCGTACCTCAAACAGCGGAAACTACAGTGGTGTGGGAGTCTTCAATACAAACCCTCTGGGGCCGTCAGCGGCAGGAAAAGGGAATAACCAGACTTATCACTGGGTATTGGAAAACCTCCTGACGTACGACCGTACATTCGGAAAACATAAGATCAACGCTGTAGCATTATACTCCGCGGAACAGAATAAATATACAAGCTCATACATGAGTGCAAAAAATGTCCCTGCAGACTTTTTCCAGTATTATAACCTGGGACAGTCGCCTCAGGCAGACATTACGGTAAGACCTGAAGACCAGGTGTATTCGAAAACCGGGTTGCTTTCTGCTATGGGAAGAATCATGTATACCTATGATAACAAGTATATGCTTACAGCAACACTTCGTGCCGACGGATCTTCCAGACTGGCACCGGGTAACAAATGGCATACATATCCTGCATTATCATTGGGATGGAATGTTACCAACGAATCCTTCATGCAGAATATCAAAGCCATTAATCTCCTTAAATTCAGAGCAGGATGGGGGCAGACCTCCAATCAGGCAGTAGATCCTTACACTACAATGGGAAGATTTAATGTCGCTCCTTATAATTATGGACTTGCAGGAAGTACAGGGATTTACGGAAGCCAGCCGCCAAACCCGAATTTAGGATGGGAATATTCAAAAACACAAAACTACGGGGTAGATTTCGGAATCCTGAACAACCGCCTTACGGGAAGTGTGGAGTATTACAAAACCCATACTTATGACCTGTTGACACAGAAAAGCCTTCCTCCATCAAGCGGTTGGGCATCCATTGTTTCCAATGTGGCAGAAACAGAAAATAAAGGGGTGGAAATTTCCTTGAACGGAGTTATTTTTGATAACCCGGATGGGTTTACATGGGAAGCAGGAGTTAATTTTTACACCAATAAAAACAAAATTTTATCGCTTGCATCCGGAACACCACGTGATATCAATAACTTATGGTTCGTAGGGCATAATATTAATTCATTGTATGATTATCAATACATCGGTCTTTGGCAGGCTGGTGACCCGTATCAGAGCATTCTGGAGCCGGGAACTGCTGATGATGTGGTAGGATCTATCAAGGTTCTTTACACCGGAGGCTATAATGCCGACGGAACTCCGGTAAGAGCAATAGGACCGGATGACAGACAGATTTTTGATACCGCTCCGAAATTCCAGGGAGGATTTAATATGCGTTTTGCCTACAAGAATTTTGAACTAAGTACAGTAGGAGCTTTCCAGCACGGAGGAATCCTGGTAAGTACTATTTACGGATCTGCAAGTTATCTTAACAGATTAACGGGAAGAGGGAACAACGTGGATGTGGATTACTGGACAGAAGATAATACAGGAGCTTATTTTCCGCGTCCGGGACGTCATTTGAGTGGTGACAATCCGAAGTATTCTTCTACTTTAGCGATGTTTGATGCTTCTTACCTTAAGCTTCGTACCATTACATTAGGCTATAATGTTAATAAAGATTTTTTAAAGGATCTGAAAATTACCAGCTTAAGAATTTACTTCACCGTAACCAATCCTGTAGTCTTATTCTCTCCTTATCATAAGTTCTCAGGAATGGATCCGGAACCAAACTCTTTCGGAAATGAAAACCAGGCAGTAAGCGGATATCCAAACCGTCAGCTTGTTATAGGAGCTAACAACCCTTCCACAAGAAATTACTTAATGGGACTTAACTTAACCTTTTAA
- the uxuA gene encoding mannonate dehydratase gives MVWKKDKIQLSTLRQIGVEGIVSALHDIPNGEIWNLEAINDYKNYIESHGLRWSVVESLPVSEAIKYGGEDRDSLIENYITSLENLGKAGVTTVCYNFMPVLDWARTDLFHEWEDGSSSLYFDKAKFAYFEIYILQRKGAENDYNPEILQKVEELKNTLTEKDNNDLIDSVIVKTQGFVNGNIKEGELNPVEKFKSLLALYDGIDKHQLRQNMKYFLEKIMPVCEKWNIQMCVHPDDPPFSLLGLPRIVTNEEDIDWLLKAVDNPHNGLTFCAGSLSANLQNDVPKLAQKFAHRTKFVHLRSTNVFENGDFIEAHHLGGRGRLIEVIRVFEKENSDLPMRIDHGRLLTEDIDKGYNPGYSFLGRMLALGQIEGVMAAVQSELQKN, from the coding sequence TTGGTTTGGAAAAAAGACAAAATACAGCTGAGCACGCTCCGTCAAATAGGAGTAGAAGGAATTGTTTCTGCACTGCATGATATCCCAAACGGAGAAATCTGGAATTTGGAGGCCATCAATGATTATAAAAACTATATAGAAAGCCACGGACTTCGCTGGTCTGTTGTTGAAAGTCTTCCTGTGAGTGAAGCGATCAAATACGGAGGGGAAGACCGTGACTCTTTAATAGAAAATTATATCACGAGCCTTGAAAATCTGGGTAAAGCAGGAGTTACAACAGTTTGCTACAACTTTATGCCCGTTCTCGACTGGGCGCGCACCGATCTTTTTCACGAATGGGAAGACGGTTCTTCATCACTTTATTTTGACAAAGCCAAGTTTGCGTACTTCGAAATTTATATCCTTCAAAGAAAGGGGGCAGAAAACGACTATAACCCGGAGATTCTTCAGAAGGTAGAAGAATTAAAAAATACATTAACGGAGAAAGATAACAATGACCTGATAGATTCTGTTATTGTAAAAACACAGGGATTCGTGAACGGAAATATCAAAGAAGGTGAATTGAATCCTGTAGAAAAGTTTAAAAGTTTACTGGCATTGTATGATGGTATCGATAAACATCAACTACGTCAGAATATGAAATATTTCCTTGAAAAAATAATGCCTGTCTGTGAAAAATGGAATATCCAGATGTGCGTACATCCTGATGATCCGCCGTTTTCATTACTGGGCTTACCAAGAATAGTGACCAATGAAGAAGATATTGACTGGCTTCTGAAAGCTGTTGATAACCCTCACAACGGATTGACTTTCTGTGCCGGATCTTTAAGCGCCAACCTTCAGAATGATGTTCCAAAGCTTGCGCAAAAATTTGCTCATCGTACCAAATTCGTTCACCTGAGAAGTACAAATGTCTTTGAAAATGGTGACTTCATCGAGGCTCATCATCTGGGAGGAAGAGGAAGGCTCATCGAAGTAATCCGTGTATTCGAAAAAGAAAATTCTGATCTTCCTATGAGAATTGATCACGGAAGACTTTTAACAGAAGATATTGACAAAGGATATAATCCCGGCTATTCATTTTTAGGAAGAATGCTGGCATTGGGCCAGATTGAAGGAGTAATGGCCGCAGTACAGTCGGAATTACAGAAAAATTAA
- a CDS encoding SDR family oxidoreductase, with amino-acid sequence MKDLFSIENKVAVITGASGVLGGSLAKSFIEAGAKVVALGRNQETLDARVKELTDLGGDALAVEANVMDIESLKAAVEKIKEKYGSIDVLLNIAGGNIPSATLSPEQSFFDMDMKGWAEVTDLNINGTVYPSYVFGKVMAEQGSGNIINISSMAAYSAITRVAGYSAAKSAITNFTQWLASDLALKFGDKIRVNAVAPGFFIGDQNRAILLNPDGSLTERSKKVMAKTPMQRFGEVEELNGVVQFLCSDAASFITGALIPVDGGFSAFSGV; translated from the coding sequence ATGAAAGACCTGTTTAGTATTGAAAACAAAGTAGCAGTCATCACAGGGGCTTCGGGTGTTTTGGGAGGTAGCCTTGCCAAAAGTTTTATAGAGGCCGGTGCCAAAGTTGTGGCTCTGGGAAGAAACCAGGAAACACTGGATGCACGTGTAAAAGAGCTTACAGATTTGGGCGGGGATGCACTTGCTGTAGAAGCCAATGTGATGGATATTGAAAGCCTTAAAGCTGCCGTAGAAAAAATAAAAGAAAAATATGGCAGCATTGATGTTCTGCTCAATATAGCCGGTGGAAATATTCCGTCAGCAACCTTATCACCCGAACAGTCATTTTTCGATATGGATATGAAAGGATGGGCAGAAGTTACCGATCTTAATATCAACGGAACCGTTTACCCGAGCTATGTTTTCGGAAAAGTAATGGCTGAGCAGGGAAGCGGCAACATTATTAATATTTCTTCCATGGCTGCTTATTCAGCGATTACAAGAGTGGCCGGATATTCTGCCGCCAAATCAGCAATTACCAATTTTACCCAATGGCTGGCCTCTGACCTTGCATTGAAATTCGGAGATAAGATACGGGTAAATGCAGTGGCACCAGGTTTTTTTATTGGAGATCAGAACCGTGCTATTCTGTTGAATCCGGATGGAAGCTTAACGGAGAGAAGTAAAAAAGTAATGGCGAAAACACCCATGCAGAGATTTGGAGAAGTAGAAGAACTGAACGGAGTTGTACAGTTTCTGTGTTCAGATGCCGCAAGTTTTATTACAGGAGCACTGATTCCTGTTGACGGAGGCTTCAGCGCATTCAGCGGAGTATAA